A region of the Phalacrocorax aristotelis unplaced genomic scaffold, bGulAri2.1 scaffold_156, whole genome shotgun sequence genome:
ACAAGCGCTTTGTTCAGGCATCAGAATTCCTGACTCTCCATTAACGAGCCGAATGacgtggtgtcgtggtttaggcggcagctcagccccacacagtcgctcgctccctcccccaccggtagatgggggagagaatcagaagggtaacgctcgtgggttgcgataagaacagtttaataattaaaattaacagaaacaacaacagaaatgcaatggaaaagagaacaacgagaggcgcaaagccccgggggaggagggaagggagggcagagggggaacgaaccgccgaaacaaaccgcacgcgccgcagccgcgccgcagccgcgccgcgccgctcccgagctgcaactggCCCCCCTCCATaggctggtcatggtgtcacgtggtagggaatgaacctgccgtcggccagtcgggctcagccgcccccgccacggccccgcccctcccagcccccccgccacgcggcagagcccGGCAAGCTGgcaaggcagccgcccccccacagtgaggagaattaaccccttctcagccaaaaccagcacatgtggtttaagttattctgggttgttttggggttttttttagggagagtttacattatttttgtactgtcccttttcttagcaaaatgtgTTCCGTTTCAACAAAGCCTACCGACCCCAACCCcgcttgctgctgtcaggaccctgccggccatgagccaggctgtggcacgAAGCTccgcggccagagccctgatggcaATCCCAAGCAGGCAGCCGTGAAGTGACACCACCAGCGGGGATTTGCTGCAGCGATCCCTCCAGgcgattgctttgctttgccacagccccagcagcatcactgtgtcGGGGGGGCTGTGGAGTTGCTCTGTGGACAACGGAGAGCccggcccagctcagctgccacgcCGTGGACACCCCCAGCCGCTGCTGCTATTGCTGGCCAAAAACCACTGCCAGGAGTCAAATCCCAATTAGTGCCCACTTTTGCCACAAGTACCGCTTCTCACCTGGCTCCGtcccagtcacagcagggatacagagctggctccaaagctgcgcggccagagccctgatgggaagcggggggcgggtgggtgaaggctgctccagcctccctgcgctCGCGGGAAACGTGCCCAAAAGCGTCTGCACAAGAAGCCCGTGCCAcagtccctcccgccccggatcacagccctgtgcctgtccccaggtcccagatgcagggaaggagacggcTGGGCGTGGGGACATTTGTCACCTGGCTCCGCACACGCGTGACCGTGTTTGTGACCCTACATGCGTGCAGAGCCGTGTCACaaagagcccaggctggatAAATACCCCGCGCAACCGCCCCCAGCTCAGTGGCGAGTTTGCCACAGACGCTGGAAGATCAGGACGGTCTTTGACCGCACCGACAtccccaagcccagccatctccttcactgcagccactTGCGGTGATGGAGCTGAGGTCGCGGCGCCGCAAGATGCCGcagtccccccctgcccagtgtcccccggcgccgccggaggagcaggcaggaccctcCCGTGTGCCACCCCCGCGCAAAAGAAAGCGTCAGGTCcccaaggaggaaggtgagcgcagagcatcccccaccgggcacctgccagaggggattttggctggtgcccagctgtgcaagcGGAGGCCCCCGCATCGTGGCAAGgcgccccggcctctcccccgtcccgctcccggcACTGCCGCCCCAGCACACCGGCGcggtgctgggggtgacagcGCCGCTGTCCTCCGACAgtatgcaggctgtgctggcgagcagactgtgaccccgaagtcgtggggcagctgtgccgtCAGAAGGGGCTCTGCGTCCATGAGAACTGCCTGGTGAGTCCCCGGGGCTCAACACCCACCGGTCCACAACACCCCGCCCTCTCCAGCACcgcggcacaggcagcccctggcacgcaccctcttttccccccttgcagtaCCACGCCACCAGGCTGGGCCAGAAAGGGGCCGATGAAGAGGGCTTCTACGGCTTTCTCTTCCCCGACAtccggcaggagctgaagcggGTGGCACAGAAGGTGAGGCCGGAGGGGACGTGTCCCCACCGTGGTCCCCGTGTCCCGAGCCCGCCGCTGCACAGGCCAGCAACCCCCCAGgaatgctctggcagctggctgcaagcaaccgcccccagatcctccttcccccaaaagggcccatttctgcagcaactggggatttggggagggtagGGGACGTTATCAGCGGCCCAGAGTcaatggccaggcagcccaccgaaacacggcggggctgcgctgggcgagggcgaacagggctccccggggagtGCGGCATTGACTGCGCGGCGCTGACGCTGTCCACCTCCATGCcgtccccagaggtgctgcatctgCCGGCTGCGGGGTGCCTCGGTCGCCTGTCGGCGCAGGCGCTGCCGCCGAatcttccacttcccctgcggcagtgagcggggctgcgtctcccagttcttcggggagttcaagtgagtgtggccgccttgaagggccagggccggacccaggccagggcctggggcagaggaggcctgtggctgaaccgtcacctccctcccacaggtccttctgctggaagcaccggccggtgcagcgggtgcgggcggtgcagcaggacgagaccccctgcctcatctgccaggaggcggtggcggggcggccctgctacgacaccctggtctgtcctgcctgtgccagcgcctggtTCCACCGCCGCTGCATCCAGGTAGGCGACATCGCCCCCGGCCCCTGACGGGATCAGCCCTGTCGTCACCCtgtcgcccagctcccagggggcgAACGAGACCCGCCCCGGCTCTGACGTTgatgccctctctgccccagggccaggcgctgcgctctgccctgcactacttccgctgccccctctgccaggacgTGCCGACCTTCCAGGCGGAGATGTTTCGCCTGGGCATCAAAATCCCCGACAGGTcggtgccctccccgctgcccccttccccctccgtggtgctccggccgatcccctcctgcctccctgggtgccagcagggtggcccccacgccccccgcggctgagggcttcctgtctcccgcagggatgctgcctgggaggaggacggggcctTCGCGGACCACTACCAGCGGCACAGCTCCTGCGatgccagccagtgcctgtgcccGGTGGGACGGGAGCAGGCGGAGGTGAACGGGTGAGTGCCCGTGTCcccggtccctgcagccccggcgagGAGACGATGCCTTcgtctcctcctctgggcaggtATCCCGGGGGGGTCGGGTCCCTGGGATGGCGAGCTGGGCCTGGCACCAGGTGcgtgccggcagctcagcttcggctgcctggaggggagcagggcccaacgctgcgcctgggctggcagcccacagctcggggggcctttggtggcagtgggtcccattgctcccccaggccctggagacttctgctctgtggctcctgtgcctcccgcggcacccaccagctctgctccggcaTAGGAGAAGACGCCGACTCCTGGGAGTGCGGCGACTGCAGCGGCACGGGCACTGgtgaggggggcggggcagggtgcccacagccacgtggccaccacagcacgtgggacctggggccaggcgcagggctctgatgcggggagggagcgagcgtgGCCTGGACTTGTTGTGCTCAtcgtctccctgcctgccccttgcagCGCCTCCCGTTGCACCTGGCCCAGACTCCAGCCCCGCCGACGCAGGGACCCTCGCACAGCACCCTGGGTCCTGgcacttcagctgaggaagaagaggccagGATCCTCGCAGGACACCCcggcacccagctgccctcccagcccctctcccagaaacctgcagagcctcactAATAAAAGCTGGAACGTCACACGTGGCCTTGCTGATGTGCCGAAATGCTGCGGCGCAAGGGCCTCCGCGGTGGCCCTGACCCTCCCCTTGGCaccgtgggtgctgccaggtcgtttcccaaacaggagctggcactggccGCCCCAGGTGAGATGCTGGTGTCACCCGCTTGGGGACGTGATGTGCGGCACCAGAGCTGAACCcatgggggctggggagggggaagctccacgggagctgctgaggggccaaggcctccctgcccagggcgcggAGCAGTGGACCCAGGGTGCGGGGAGGGCAAGGGCGTCCCCGtgggtcccttctcccacaccggggctccagcagggacttcagagaCGTCCAGAGGGGTTCGTAGCACAAGCGCTTTGTTCAGGCATCAGAATTCCTGACTCTCCATTAACGAGCCGAATGacgtggtgtcgtggtttaggcggcagctcagccccacacagtcgctcgctccctcccccaccggtagatgggggagagaatcagaagggtaacgctcgtgggttgcgataagaacagtttaataattaaaattaacagaaacaacaacagaaatgcaatggaaaagagaacaacgagaggcgcaaagccccgggggaggagggaagggagggcagagggggaacgaaccgccgaaacaaaccgcacgcgccgcagccgcgccgcagccgcgccgcagccgcgccgcagccgcgccgcgccgctcccgagctgcaactggCCCCCCTCCATaggctggtcatggtgtcacgtggtagggaatgaacctgccgtcggccagtcgggctcagccgcccccgccacggccccgcccctcccagcccccccgccacgcggcagagtcCGGGAAGCtgggaaaggcagccgcccccccacagtgaggagaattaaccccttctcagccaaaaccagcacgtgtggtttaagttattctgggttgttttggggttttttttaggtagagtttacattatttttgtactgtcccttttcttagcaaaatgtgTTCCGTTTCAACAAAGCGTACCGACCCCAACCCcgcttgctgctgtcaggaccctgccggccatgagccaggctgtggcacgAAGCTccgcggccagagccctgatggcaATCCCAAGCAGGCAGCCGTGAAGTGACACCACCAGCGGGGATTTGCTGCAGCGATCCCTCCAGgcgattgctttgctttgccacagccccagcagcatcactgtgtcGGGGGGGCTGTGGAGTTGCTCTGTGGACAACGGAGAGCccggcccagctcagctgccacgcCGTGGACACCCCCAGCCGCTGCTGCTATTGCTGGCCAAAAACCACTGCCAGGAGTCAAATCCCAATTAGTGCCCACTTTTGCCACAAGTACCGCTTCTCACCTGGCTCCGtcccagtcac
Encoded here:
- the LOC142051369 gene encoding E3 ubiquitin-protein ligase PHF7-like, encoding MELRSRRRKMPQSPPAQCPPAPPEEQAGPSRVPPPRKRKRQVPKEEVCRLCWRADCDPEVVGQLCRQKGLCVHENCLYHATRLGQKGADEEGFYGFLFPDIRQELKRVAQKRCCICRLRGASVACRRRRCRRIFHFPCGSERGCVSQFFGEFKSFCWKHRPVQRVRAVQQDETPCLICQEAVAGRPCYDTLVCPACASAWFHRRCIQGQALRSALHYFRCPLCQDVPTFQAEMFRLGIKIPDRDAAWEEDGAFADHYQRHSSCDASQCLCPVGREQAEVNGPWRLLLCGSCASRGTHQLCSGIGEDADSWECGDCSGTGTAPPVAPGPDSSPADAGTLAQHPGSWHFS